A part of Aegilops tauschii subsp. strangulata cultivar AL8/78 chromosome 2, Aet v6.0, whole genome shotgun sequence genomic DNA contains:
- the LOC109739276 gene encoding uncharacterized protein: MSSSTNKNRKMVRLHSSDGEEFEVAEEAIGGASAIIKGMLEEEEDSMVATNKVIPLPVTGPILSRVLEYVNRHSDEDGALYRDAPTADDPLRRFDDQFVQVDQDTLFDLMAAANYLEMQGLLDLTCRTVADQMLGKTTDEIRTHFYIHNDYTADEEEEHTEWQLAMEKLEPAASGHLPMMETMGERGSMDSSDCGATSGWSMDVLHDILSRLSIRDVVRMSILSREWRQLRICHPDLVLTLDTFLARTQVLVVVVTNQKIETTEFITNVNNLLRPLWSTSTTGTTTLDKFVIEFCLRRNDKYHIDRWVNFGTASRAKHIALDFTEFTYFDSSCCKNMYIFPLCKFSGQNGSCVKSLNLGYVPRFTEAQSRFSNLRNLNMNLLDHYFDPEDTSWVLGLVDLLELTPLLAEMELHIIKNGPRCWLPEPKMVTAVQGPLHRHLRSVHMSGICHVLGLIELALYILGNATVLERMVINPVAHPNRLTDDIHSFSEPVSVDEWDNYYIDETRVIAKQHLDRDEFRHILTFL; this comes from the exons ATGTCGTCGTCCACTAATAAGAACAGGAAGATGGTCCGCCTCCACTCGTCGGACGGCGAGGAGTTCGAGGTGGCGGAGGAGGCCATCGGCGGCGCGTCGGCGATCATCAAGGGCatgctggaggaggaggaggactcgATGGTGGCCACCAACAAGGTGATCCCGCTGCCCGTCACCGGCCCCATCCTCTCGCGCGTGCTCGAGTACGTCAACCGGCACTCCGACGAGGACGGCGCCCTGTACCGCGACGCCCCCACCGCCGACGACCCCCTGCGGCGCTTCGACGACCAGTTTGTGCAGGTGGACCAGGACACGCTCTTCGACCTCATGGCGGCGGCCAACTATCTGGAGATGCAGGGGCTCCTGGACCTCACATGCCGGACGGTGGCGGACCAGATGCTGGGCAAGACCACCGACGAGATCCGCACGCACTTCTACATCCACAATGACTACACcgccgacgaggaggaggag CATACGGAGTGGCAACTGGCTATGGAGAAGCTGGAACCAGCTGCGAGTGG GCACCTACCAATGATGGAGACGATGGGGGAACGGGGTTCTATGGATAGCTCAGACTGTGGCGCCACGTCTGGGTGGTCCATG GATGTGCTGCATGATATACTGTCGCGGTTATCTATCAGAGATGTCGTGAGGATGAGCATACTCTCTCGTGAATGGAGACAGCTAAGGATATGCCACCCAGACCTGGTGCTCACCCTAGACACCTTCTTAGCCAGGACCCAGGTTTTGGTTGTAGTTGTTACTAACCAGAAAATTGAGACTACTGAATTCATCACCAATGTGAACAATCTATTGCGCCCACTGTGGTCTACTTCTACTACAGGTACCACTACGCTGGATAAGTTTGTCATCGAATTTTGTCTTCGCAGAAATGACAAGTATCATATTGATAGATGGGTTAACTTCGGCACCGCGTCAAGGGCTAAGCACATTGCTCTAGATTTCACAGAATTCACTTACTTCGACTCTTCGTGTTGCAAGAACATGTATATTTTCCCTCTGTGCAAATTCAGTGGTCAAAACGGCTCTTGTGTCAAGTCTCTTAATCTGGGCTAC GTGCCAAGATTCACTGAAGCCCAGAGTAGGTTCAGCAACTTGAGGAATCTGAACATGAACCTTCTTGATCACTATTTTGATCCAGAGGATACTAGTTGGGTTTTGGGACTGGTTGATCTCTTGGAATTAACACCTCTCTTAGCAGAAATGGAACTGCAT ATTATTAAGAATGGTCCTAGATGTTGGCTTCCTGAACCGAAGATGGTGACAGCTGTGCAGGGGCCTCTACATCGTCACCTCAGAAGTGTCCACATGTCGGGAATTTGTCACGTGTTGGGGCTAATTGAGCTGGCACTCTACATCCTTGGGAATGCTACTGTGCTTGAACGTATGGTAATAAATCCAGTGGCACATCCCAATAGACTTACCGATGATATCCATTCATTCAGCGAGCCTGTTAGTGTTGATGAATGGGACAATTACTACATCGATGAGACGAGGGTGATTGCAAAACAACACCTTGACAGAGATGAATTCCGCCATATCCTCACATTTTTATGA